The genomic segment GTTTATAAAATCGATCATTTCGAGTCCAATAAAAGATAACTCTGGAATTGAACGGCTTCGACAAGGTTACCCTTCCGATATTTAATGGAAGTCCAAACGAATGGCCGTGTTTTCGAAATTATTGACTTCGAGCCGAattcaaaaaatttcaaattttttcaaGTCAAATAAGCCAAACTCAaacattttcaattttttttcaagtcaaattcatatccaaattATTGTGTATAGTAATTCGAAAACTACTAACGTGTTTTTCAAAGAACaattcaaataaattaaaaatatatttgaatttttCGGTCAAGCTTGAACTCTAATTCGAGTAAAAAAATGTTTGAACAATTTCTCCTTTAAACCGAGCTCGAAATCGAGCTTaaagtttttaaatatttaatttgatttgTTACACGCAATTTTAGTTAGACCTAACCATGAATTGGGTTAGACCCGGACTAAAATCAGCCAGTGGTTAACGGGCAAGTTAACCGGGTCGACCattattgttatttttaaaaatatatatataaacggcCACGATTTGATTCATTGTGTACTTTTGGATGACTGGAACTCGAGATTTATAATGATAataacatatttaaataatCCTGATTGTAATATTTGATTCATTGAAAACTTTTGAatagatatatttttttattagacaaataaatatttgataaattttttattagtgCAAAACGTTCACGGTTCCAAGAGAAGCGTAACCAGGTCTGTTTACTGATTCCACCAACTAGTCAGCTACAAAATCCGTAGGCATCATGTCATACATGAAGTGAGCAACGGTAAAAAGGGGAGAGTAATATTTCAAAATCGAGAACAATCAATAACACTTGCAAAAACCATGAAAACAATCCTATGCTGCTGAGACGCTAAATTACTGTAATATCTTGCAATGACCATAACATTAAGAGAGAAACAATACAAGAGTTCTCCAGCGGTACTCTGTGTTCCTTACACACGCCAAATGCAAATGACTCCGCGAGTATCCAAAAGAAAGGTCCGGAGATGTGTTTATTTTAAAGATAACTTCACTAAAGATGGAAATTTTACAGGATTTAAAACAATCATGATCAGTGCTTATATTATTCTAAAATACTATGATCAATCCTTCAAAACAATTTTAGCACACAACCCCGTTTTCATCTTCTAAGATGGACGTTTAAGGGGTTAAACGCTCAAGTTGCTTGATGTTCGAGATTTGCATTCCTGGATTCAGTCCTTTTGGGCAAGCTTTAGCACAATTCAAAATGGTATGGCATCGATACAGCTTGAACTCGTCATTTACAGCATCAAGTCGCTCCGTAGTATATTCATCACGACTGTCCATTATCCATCTGAATCAAACACAGATAATCAGATAATAGCAAAAAGCAAACAATACCATCAGCATCTTTCACTATCTCAACAAGTACCAATTTATGTCCAAGCAATACCCCAAAATATGGCTTACTTCTCAAATATACATATCCCATAAACTGAATATTCTTGCAAAAGCCGAACGTGAATACAATTAAATCATCTAATGTTTACCCAAGCCAATCAttttatcaataaaaaaaaaagcgaATCAAAGCCCAGTAATGACAAGCATGGTTACACTAGAGGAGTCCCACAGAAAGAAAATCAATCAACTTTAGTCTTTTAGAGCCTGGTACTTCATCACAGCAACCACCGTTCCCATTCTGGCCACAACTGCAGTTCCCGCAAACCATGAATTTAGGCTATATGCTCTTCATTAGTAAATATTTTCCAATACCGAAAGACAACACCTTCTCACAGAAAGGTTGAAAAACTCTTTGCTAGTTCAACTATATTCTTAATATACTTCTTAAGAGTGTTAGAATCTATTCCAAGAACATTAGTCAAAATATCACAGAATATAAGCAAAAACATGGAAAAACTTATCCAGCAAATTCAATCCAATATGACAAATTCTTCAAATTTCATCTCGAGTAAAAATGAACACCGAGAAAATGTTACCTGTTCGCGTGCAGGAGAGCAGCAGGGCCCAAGTAAGATTCCGGATTCCACCAGTAACTGGGGCAGGATGTGCTACAGCACGCACACAGAATACACTCATACATCCCATCAAGCTTCTTCCTGTCAGCCTTACTCTGCAGAATCTCCTTCCCCGGAGTCTCCGGCGGGCTCTTCCGCTTCAACCACGGCTCAATCGACTTATACTGATTATAAAAATTCGTCATATCCACAACCAGATCCTTAATCACGAACATATGAGGCAACGGCGTGATCATACTAGGGCCGCCGGAGGAGATCTTGGTCAAACAGGCGAGGCCATTTCGGCCATCGATGTTCATCGCACACGACCCACAAATCCCCTCGCGGCAAGAGCGGCGGAAAGTTAAAGTCGGATCGATCTCGTTCTTTATCTTGATCAAGGCGTCCAGAATCATCGGCCCGCATTCCTTGAGATCAATCTCGTAGTTTTGGAGCTCGGGCTTCTGGGGAGAGTCCGGGTTCCATCGGTAGATTTGGAAGGTCTTGGGCTTCCCCGCGGGCTCCATCTGCTGAGCCTGGGCCTCCGAGGCATGGGCCCGGAAAAGGGTGGCCCCGGCCGCCGTTGAGAGTGGCGGAACCCTGGATAAAGCTCGTCGTACCAATTGAGTGGCCATTAATTCGAGAGAAGGCGCAAGGAATAACAAAATGGCGTGTGTCGAGTGCGAGGAAATATAAAGGTCGGTTGGATAGACACTTTTCTCGTCACGCAATTAATTCTGATCTAATATTCAAGTTTCTTTTTAAGACTTCGAGATTTATGTTAATGCctgtaattttatttaaataatataaatctccaaaattattaaaaactattgatttaatattaaaagGAGGAGACACGAGGTTTGATACGCCCACCCTCGTTTGATTTTTCGTCGCAAATGGTtcaagtttttgttttattatattttttaattacgtatattattttatttgagaaACCTGTGAAATCTTCCACCTCCCGATAAAATTATAAAGTAATAAAATGTTAATAGGAAAACAAATAATTTGCAATACAAGTCTAAGTTCGAACATGCGACGTTCTTTTTATATCAACCATAGATCGAGCATCGTTgtttataaataaaacataaatatttaaacTATATTCGATCATTTTCCTAATAAATACAATTGTTATTACCAATAGAATGGGTTACAAATAtctaatgacaaaaacttgtgtgagacggtctcatgagtcgtattttatgaaaatgatctcttatttgggtcatttattaaaaaatattactttttatgctaatattattattttttattgtgaatatcggtagggttgaccgtctcatatataaagattcgtgataccgtctcacaagatacctactcaTATCTAATATTGtccattttataaaaataaatctaatTTCATGAATTATCATTTTTTTCTCTCCTGCCCTATATTTTGAATTACACGGTATGATTTTTCTACtttattgataatttttttaaaaaaaattcggttaCTTCAGTCGTCTATCGAAATAACTAATTTTTAGTTTGGTTtagttttgataaaaaaaaaaaaaaaaaaatcagttcgGTTTTTAAATTTCCTTTTTGCAAAGAATCAGTTTATTCGATTCCCCGATTGATCATATAGTTATGCATACGAAATTACAGTTCTTTTAGGGattttcaattacatttttAAGGGATAATTACATTTATCACCtttataaaacataaaaaaaatctgatattaaattaatcttttacctgtgtttttaaaaatatcatgcatTTGCCTCATGTTAagttttatgcatgattttaaaAAGACCAAGTCTTTTGTGAGATAATTTTACTTATACGTGTCATatttataaagaaaaataataattttatcataatattaatatttttcattaaccGTATCATGTTGGAGAtttgtctcataaaattaacgatGAGACCGTTTCAAAAAGAGTTTTTGTGATTTAAAAACATGTGGTTTGAAAATCATTTCAttctaaatataattaattttatataatatgcTAGCATTTTTTAGTTTTCACGGGAGTCCAGATGGTGGTTGccctaattaatttattatactATCATAAAAAATTTACCTACACAGTAGGTTCCAACCATTTTTCTCAAATTCGAAGGCTCTTGTCTTTGCGCTCTTGTTATTTTACTTATAATTTATATCATGTATAATGCAGTCACTCTCCACTTGATATTTATCCTtaaagtaaatatatttttaatagtaAATAAAAGACAAaatctttattataaaataaatatcatgATTTTTGTCATGGCGCAAAGTAAAAATACAAGAACTtatgtgagacagtttcacgggtcgtatttgtgagacagatctcttatttgggtcatccatgaaaaaatattactttttatgctaatagtattattttttattgtgaatatcggtagggttgatccgtctcacagattaaaatccgtgagacggtctcacattagaCTCACTCAAGTAAAAATGGCTAATGTTGATTTTTTAGTTTCAAACTTCAGTATGttatatttgtatttttaaaattttcatcatttttcaaTATTTCGTTGACTTAACGCTAATATTCACGTTTGTAGTCTTACATAAGTAACTAAGATGAAAAATAAGTACACTtgtaacaaatttaaaaaataatttactaGAACTAATATTAAcaaataaaaactatttttattATGACCTTCCGTAACAATCAgttttttaaaagtttattcgttatatttttttaaaattcattgctactaaaatttttaaaacagccttgtatattattttaaaaatcctAAATAATGTCATTTATCTGCCCTTTACCCCGTCTCGATTTCTTTACCCGAAAATACAATCCATTTTCTACTTTCgtctcaatttttttaaaccaTTCAAAATTTATAGAATAAAAATGGGCCGGACGATCCCATATTGTAGCCGTGCCTACACAATTGGGCTAAAATATTGGCTTAATTTTTTTAACCTAGGATAAAAATATCCCACTTGGTAGTTTGTAGCCAGTTTTTATAAcgtataaaaaatgaaaataaaacacaACAAACTTTTAGGTTATATCTTTTAGAATATGACCAAACAAGTAAGAGCATATAAgtttgaatttaatttaaaaacacCGAAAATACAAAAATAAGAACGTGTTCCTAATATCGAtgacaagaaaaaaaaacaccAGATTAAGAACACGGGCTTGTTCGAACTGGTCTTATTCGATTCCGACCTCATCGGAGCAGGAGACGTGAATTAACATTGTTCAATGATTTTCACgcaaatcatataatatatatatatatatatatatatatatatatatatatatatataagagatCAAATGTATattcataatatatattataatgcATGGACGacattttgatgataatatgaagTTGAGGTAttgtataaaaatttaattctgTGTAATATTATTGTTAGGCCTTGTCTGACTTTTACAACAGTAACACGTCAAATTGCAACTTCTTTGTTATTTCTTGTTCAACTCTCGAAAAATTTTAACTCGTGAAATGCACCGAGTTTGACTGTTTTTGTACGCTATTATTGACTTATTAGGATTAATAGACTAATTAATGTTAACCTAAAAAGGTAAAAAGACAGTTGTCGATCTAATCATTGACTACTAGCAATCCatgtaaataaattaaattaaattaattcattttGTAAAGTGgagtaattgtttttaattgttGGAACTAATTTGATTCATTCtcattattaataattattgtcaTATCAATATATACATCTTAATAACCGTCTCACAAATGTTAGGAGtcacattatttttattttaaacgaGTAATAATAGGTCAAATATCCTCTAAGTATAcctattttatgttttgatgttATAAATATTAAcaattggttttgattatgcaagattagatttttttttttggcttctGATCCTTTTTTTAATGGAGGGTTCATCAGCATTTCCCGTTGTCAGATTAGCATTTCTGATGTTATGTTAGGTAAAATAAGACCAAAATAAAAAACACGGTCTAATTCTCAAGATCAAAACCCAAATTTAAATACATAGATGACCAAAACACAAAATAGACAAACTTAGGTGATCGTTTTGGctattttcattttaaataaagGGAAAATTAATTTCCTTAGGACGGCCTCAATCTTTATAAACAACTAGTGCTCTTTCACACGCATCATAtgaaatttttttgttaataatttTTGTGTGAAAATTTTAGTAAAATCATAAAAACGAGTTTGTATAACAATTTTTTATGTTACCGAttataaaatcttttaaaaattcaaaaatattgataaagattaaaaaaaatatttattagaaTATGGTTGATCAAGGTGATACACACATGTActaaaatatgtttttatttttttattaaataaaagagaATTTTTTGTAATTTGAGAATGCCAAAATCAGCTACTCTAATTCCTCAACTCTAATGACAGTATATAGAAGTATAGATATTTCAAAAAAGAAATATTTAACTTTGttttaagaaatataatttttatatattcttAAAAACTGCATTGATTTCGTTGCTACTGTATATGAAACGTGATTTTTTTGTGGGGGCAGACTACGATTATTCCACGAAATGGTAATCGGGTGGGGGGCACCCCTTATTTTTTTCCTCACTTAAATTGCTATAAGCTGAAAGCTAAGTTCATAAATGCTATGTTAAATTGTTCCCCAACCCcccaaaaatattaaataaaaacaaccTAGAATCCTATTTAGGATTTCTCCAATTTCAcaaattagtattttttttatgtgaCATTCCATCAAATTTCTTCTATCACGAGACATACATGTAACACCAATTGCATTTAATagcatataaaaatatttaaggaAAATAATCTTTTTCTCAAAGTGTTAAGATGATATCGGAAAATGTCGCCTCGACACCGAAATGTGATGATGAAAATTGGTAATTGTTTTGATGTCATATCAGCACTTAGATTATAATAGTCCAGAATTAAAATTCAGtttatttaaactttaaaaatttaatgaatACAACAGTTATTTTATTCAACATGAGTAAATGGATTTTATTCGTTAGAAATCTTATAGATAGTGCgagaaatatttaataattactaTCGGATCGTGCTACATACGATGCATGTGTCCCTtaagaaaataaataatgaagtagtttttctaatttttaaaaatttatcaatTTTTGAAACTAAAGTGGTagtacataaaataaaatatgaagaAAATGTTATTATAATACAGTAAAATCATGTAGTTAGTTTGAGAAGATTAAGGATATTTTAAACAAATCGAAAACTACATCACGTCTCCATACAGTTAATATATGGTgctttaattatatatgtaatataGTATTATGATAATCCAGTATTTACCATATTCGAGATTGAATTAGTATTGGTCTCACAAACACATGAGGGCTAAATCTATAGTATACGATGCCTTAGTTATTTCACTAATCATGTTATATATTATCCAAAAAGTTATTAGCAAATATATTATGATTTGGGAAATTACATAATTAAAAGCATTATGATCataaaaatccaaaaaaaaaaaaaaaagagatgagGATGTAATCGAGTCAAGAGCAAgctttattttataaatataatcaTGACTAACGAGCTTATTCAAACTTTCATCAAGCataaacaagcttaataaatataaattatatgtttaaatctttattaaattaattaaaaaataaattatctaTTTTCGGAAAAATATAACATTCTTATTAAAAtgtgtaaatttattataataaataaatgtaatagcttttttcaatatatttaataaataatgtgttaaatcaaatatcaaaattgttattttttaatCTAAGAGATGACTCATGAATTTATCAACAAACATGTTCACGAACTAACGATTGAATATTATAAAACTTGAGCTTGAGTCATTTATCTTAACAAGTTTCATTAAATAagtttttatcgaatcgagtttCGAAGAACTCACTCACAATttaattcatttgcatctccagatgttgatagattgtatGATAGGACCCACTATTACATGtgacataaaataaaaatatccatcaaatatatattaatCAAGAACATGAAAAGACAAGCCTAGCCTAGCTAGCGGTTGAAAGACAAAAATGAAATAcacaatttttaaagaaaaagtaaAATTCAGAGGGACAGAGAATCTCTTTTAAGTCCACTTTCATTTCATTCACATCAAGGATATGTATTTCAACCAAGCGGATTCAAATAGTTAGATGTGATAACTGAGAAGCAACTAAGAATGTTAAGTATAATAAGAAACTTATAATTTGTATAGAAATAAAAGTAGAAATTTACTTTTCTTTCACTTTattaaaagagagaaaaaatggAATTGATTTGCTAGAATTGAGAACCGACCATTTCAAATTGCAAAATAACTCACATATTTTCAACTCGTTTGTACATGAATCAAGATCCGTTTATATCTCAACCAACATGAATTCACATTTATATGTATGATAAAATTACAGGATTCTTCTGAACTAAAAAGGCCGAGTTCGAGATGAGTTACGCAATCTAATTCATCACATTTGagaaatcaatatttttttacttATCCTACAACTACTAACTGATCGAAATCTATTGGATTTAGGACGGATATAAGTCTGACCCCGTATGTATTGTCATCGGACTGCAATGTGATCACTCACACACATCTAAGGGGTGTGAAATGTAATTTCCACCATCATCATTCATGTCATGTGATAAAATTAAAGCTACTGGGCCCCCTGTTTTTATATATGTGGGCCAAGGTCCATATAAGGTCGGGCAATAGTGCGCGTGACAATCTTGGCGGCGGGTCACGGCCCACTAATCAATTACAATATTAATATTGTATTTATATTCATTTAAAAATTTGGGTGTAATAAATTATACCTACATTCCTCAAATTAAATACCTTCGAttatgtatatttttaaaaacaagaaCCTTAAAAACATGATATATAACACGAAATAATCGATTCAATTAACAACCCAATGCAGTAGTTTAGTTTGTATTCGGTTGGAGAAGTTAtgtatttcaaattcatttGATTTTTTGAATGAATTTATGCTCGGTGAATTGTAAAtctttttattgttaatttaTGTACGTGAAATGATAATTATGATGAATTTGAAATACACTCAAGATTTATAATAATCTTTGCTCGAGGAATGTCTAGCTACTCAAAAAGTCAAAAtgcaattaattaattcaaactcGAGAAAAGACTTTTTTAGAACAAGTAGTAGTATTTCGACTCGTTACTAAGAAAG from the Primulina eburnea isolate SZY01 chromosome 3, ASM2296580v1, whole genome shotgun sequence genome contains:
- the LOC140826204 gene encoding succinate dehydrogenase [ubiquinone] iron-sulfur subunit 1, mitochondrial-like, with amino-acid sequence MATQLVRRALSRVPPLSTAAGATLFRAHASEAQAQQMEPAGKPKTFQIYRWNPDSPQKPELQNYEIDLKECGPMILDALIKIKNEIDPTLTFRRSCREGICGSCAMNIDGRNGLACLTKISSGGPSMITPLPHMFVIKDLVVDMTNFYNQYKSIEPWLKRKSPPETPGKEILQSKADRKKLDGMYECILCACCSTSCPSYWWNPESYLGPAALLHANRWIMDSRDEYTTERLDAVNDEFKLYRCHTILNCAKACPKGLNPGMQISNIKQLERLTP